From Pleurocapsa sp. PCC 7319:
AAATGGTGAAGCTCTGATAAAAAATAAGGGGTAATTTTAGGTGAGAGGAAAAAAAGTCCAATCTGAAAGTAATTTGTGGTTAGATAGCTGGCGCAGATTTAAGCGCGATCGCCCTGCTGTTTTGGGCTTAATAGTTATCTTAATTATTACTTTGACGGTTATTTTTGCTCCGATTATTTATACAACGTCTGCCGATAAAATCGACTTTATTTCTTCTTCTGCTCCTCCTAGCTGGCAGCATCCTTTTGGTACTAATGATTTAGGACAAGACCAATTTGCCAGAGTTTTACAGGGAGGTCGAGTATCTTTAACGGTAGGTATTGCTTCGATGTTAGTCGCAATCTTGCTGGGAACACTTATTGGTGCGATCGCCGGATTTTATGGCGGTATCATTGATGGCGTTTTAATGCGAATTACAGATTTATTCTTAGCTCTCCCGCAGTTACCGTTATTACTTTTAATTGTTTATCTCTTTCGCGATTCAATCAAGAAAATTGTGGGTGCGGAATTAGGAGTATTTATGTTGATTATCTTGCTAATTGGTGGTTTAAACTGGATGTCGGTAGCCAGATTAGTAAGGGCAAATTTTCTCAAGCTAAGAGAGATGGAATTTGTGAGTGCGGCTAAAGCAATTGGAGCGAAACCGAATA
This genomic window contains:
- a CDS encoding ABC transporter permease encodes the protein MRGKKVQSESNLWLDSWRRFKRDRPAVLGLIVILIITLTVIFAPIIYTTSADKIDFISSSAPPSWQHPFGTNDLGQDQFARVLQGGRVSLTVGIASMLVAILLGTLIGAIAGFYGGIIDGVLMRITDLFLALPQLPLLLLIVYLFRDSIKKIVGAELGVFMLIILLIGGLNWMSVARLVRANFLKLREMEFVSAAKAIGAKPNRLIWIHLLPNVLSVIIVAATLSVGNAIITESTLSFLGLGFPPDVPTWGRMLFEAKDYLTSAPHMAIFPGLAIFLTVLSINYIGDGLRDALDPKS